One Streptomyces lincolnensis genomic region harbors:
- a CDS encoding SDR family NAD(P)-dependent oxidoreductase: MSTILITGATSGLGRYLAFELVRAGHLVLAHGRDTARTERLVEELRTEGTAEGFVADLASLARVRELGARVAEAHPDLDVLINNAGVGSGTPGSGREVSADGHELRLAVNYLAPVVLSRALLPTLRARPSARIVNVGSAGQEPLDFDDPELTRGYAGVSAYRRAKFALAAHTFTLAEELRDTGVSVNVLHPATYMDTAMVREGGVSPWSTVADGAPGVLALATRETGSGGYFDGTRRARAHEGTYDPEVRKRLSTVTDQLLAL; the protein is encoded by the coding sequence ATGTCCACGATTCTGATCACCGGTGCCACCTCCGGTCTCGGCCGGTATCTCGCCTTCGAGCTGGTCCGCGCCGGCCACCTCGTCCTGGCCCACGGCCGCGATACGGCCCGTACGGAGCGGCTCGTCGAGGAACTGCGCACCGAGGGCACGGCCGAGGGCTTCGTCGCCGACCTGGCCTCCCTGGCGCGGGTACGGGAGCTGGGCGCACGGGTCGCCGAGGCGCACCCCGACCTCGACGTACTGATCAACAACGCGGGTGTCGGCAGCGGCACCCCCGGTTCCGGGCGGGAGGTGAGCGCCGACGGGCACGAACTGCGGCTGGCGGTCAATTATCTCGCGCCGGTCGTCCTCTCCCGCGCCCTGTTGCCCACCCTGCGCGCCCGTCCGTCGGCGCGCATCGTCAACGTCGGCTCGGCCGGCCAGGAGCCCCTCGACTTCGACGATCCCGAGCTGACCCGTGGCTACGCCGGTGTGTCGGCCTACCGCCGCGCCAAGTTCGCCCTCGCCGCCCACACCTTCACCCTCGCCGAGGAACTCCGGGACACCGGCGTCTCGGTGAACGTCCTGCACCCGGCGACCTACATGGACACCGCCATGGTCCGCGAGGGCGGCGTCAGCCCCTGGAGCACGGTCGCCGACGGCGCCCCGGGCGTCCTGGCCCTGGCCACGCGGGAGACGGGCAGCGGCGGCTACTTCGACGGCACGCGTCGGGCGCGGGCACACGAGGGCACGTACGACCCGGAGGTGCGCA
- the pcaB gene encoding 3-carboxy-cis,cis-muconate cycloisomerase, translated as MGSTGSTDSTESTESDAGLLAPGWAHSPAASTTSDGAYLQALLDTEAALTRVQARLGLAPDGAADAVTEAARADRFDVRSLAERARGGGNPVIPLVADLTEAVGAEYGPYVHRGATSQDILDTATMLVATRTLGLVLADLHHVQLALARLAGEHRDTVMPGRTLTQHAVPTTFGLKAAGWRSLVLDARDRIVEVRDGLPAQLGGAAGTLAAFTAYGARNTVALTAAFARELGLDAPLLPWHTLRTPIADLAGCLAFTAGALGKIATDVLTLARTEIAELAEGSGGGSSAMPHKANPVRSTLIVAAARRAPQLAATLYGSMAAEDERPAGAWHAEWEPLRDLLRLVGGAAHDAVELVDGLRVNAETMREHLDLTHGLVVSERLSVELAPVLGRARAKALLTELARRTYSEGRSLAELLAEVPEVKDVAVDELTDPARYTGSAGTLTDRALERR; from the coding sequence ATCGGTTCCACCGGATCCACCGATTCCACCGAGTCCACCGAGTCCGACGCCGGTCTGCTCGCCCCCGGGTGGGCCCACTCCCCCGCCGCCTCCACGACCAGCGACGGCGCCTACCTCCAGGCGCTGCTGGACACGGAGGCCGCGCTGACCCGGGTGCAGGCCCGGCTGGGTCTCGCCCCGGACGGTGCGGCCGACGCGGTGACCGAGGCGGCCCGCGCGGACCGCTTCGACGTACGCTCCCTCGCCGAGCGGGCCCGCGGCGGCGGCAACCCCGTCATCCCCCTGGTCGCCGACCTGACCGAGGCGGTCGGCGCGGAGTACGGCCCGTACGTGCACCGGGGCGCGACCAGCCAGGACATCCTGGACACGGCGACGATGCTGGTCGCGACCCGCACGCTCGGCCTCGTGCTGGCGGACCTGCACCACGTCCAGCTGGCCCTGGCCCGGCTGGCCGGCGAGCACCGGGACACCGTGATGCCGGGGCGGACGCTGACCCAGCACGCCGTGCCGACGACGTTCGGGCTGAAGGCGGCCGGGTGGCGCTCGCTGGTGCTGGACGCGCGGGACCGGATCGTCGAGGTACGCGACGGCCTCCCCGCCCAACTCGGCGGTGCCGCCGGGACGCTGGCGGCCTTCACGGCGTACGGCGCCCGGAACACCGTGGCCCTCACGGCGGCCTTCGCCCGGGAGCTCGGCTTGGACGCGCCGCTCCTGCCCTGGCACACCCTGCGCACCCCGATCGCCGACCTCGCCGGCTGCCTCGCCTTCACGGCCGGGGCACTCGGCAAGATCGCCACCGACGTCCTGACCCTCGCCCGCACCGAGATCGCCGAGCTGGCGGAGGGCAGCGGGGGCGGTTCGTCGGCCATGCCGCACAAGGCGAACCCCGTACGGTCCACGCTGATCGTGGCCGCCGCCCGGCGCGCGCCGCAGCTCGCGGCCACGCTGTACGGCTCGATGGCCGCCGAGGACGAGCGGCCTGCCGGGGCCTGGCACGCCGAGTGGGAACCGCTCAGGGACCTGCTGCGGCTGGTCGGCGGCGCGGCGCACGACGCCGTCGAACTGGTCGACGGGCTCAGGGTGAACGCGGAGACCATGCGGGAACACCTCGACCTCACCCACGGGTTGGTGGTCTCCGAGCGGCTGTCCGTCGAGCTGGCGCCGGTCCTGGGCCGGGCCCGGGCCAAGGCGCTGCTCACGGAGCTGGCGCGGCGGACGTACTCCGAGGGGCGTTCCCTGGCCGAACTCCTCGCCGAGGTGCCCGAGGTGAAGGACGTCGCAGTCGACGAACTCACCGACCCCGCCCGTTACACCGGCTCCGCCGGAACCCTCACCGACCGTGCTCTGGAGCGACGTTGA
- the pcaH gene encoding protocatechuate 3,4-dioxygenase subunit beta — MTLTQHDIDQEIAAEHAAYEKRIADGAPVEHQPRRDYAPYRSSVLRHPKQPPVTIDVAKDPELVELHSPAFGERDITEIDNDLTRQHDGEPIGERITVSGRLLDRDGRPIRGQLIEIWQANAAGRYAHQREQHDAPLDPNFTGVGRTLTDGSGFYEFTTVQPGPYPWRQHLNAWRPAHIHFSLFGTAFTQRLVTQMYFPSDPLFPYDPIIQSVTDDAARQRLVATYDHSLSVPEFSMGYHWDIVLDGPHATWIEEGR; from the coding sequence ATGACTCTCACCCAGCACGACATCGACCAGGAGATCGCGGCCGAGCACGCCGCCTATGAGAAGCGGATCGCCGACGGGGCGCCCGTGGAGCATCAGCCGCGTCGGGACTACGCGCCGTACCGTTCGTCGGTGTTGCGGCATCCGAAGCAGCCACCGGTCACGATCGACGTGGCCAAGGACCCGGAGCTGGTGGAGCTGCACTCGCCGGCCTTCGGGGAGCGGGACATCACCGAGATCGACAACGACCTCACCCGGCAGCACGACGGTGAGCCCATCGGTGAGCGCATCACCGTGTCCGGGCGCCTGCTGGACCGCGACGGGCGGCCGATCCGCGGCCAGCTGATCGAGATCTGGCAGGCCAACGCGGCCGGGCGGTACGCGCACCAGCGCGAGCAGCACGACGCGCCGCTGGACCCGAACTTCACCGGGGTGGGCCGCACGCTCACGGACGGCAGCGGGTTCTACGAGTTCACCACCGTCCAGCCCGGCCCGTACCCGTGGCGTCAGCACCTCAACGCCTGGCGGCCGGCCCATATCCACTTCTCGCTCTTCGGCACGGCGTTCACCCAGCGGCTCGTGACGCAGATGTACTTCCCGAGCGACCCGCTGTTCCCGTACGACCCGATCATCCAGTCGGTGACCGACGACGCGGCCCGGCAGCGGCTGGTCGCCACCTACGACCACAGCCTGTCGGTGCCGGAGTTCTCCATGGGCTACCACTGGGACATCGTGCTCGACGGGCCGCACGCCACCTGGATCGAAGAAGGACGCTGA
- the pcaG gene encoding protocatechuate 3,4-dioxygenase subunit alpha — MTKIDTSRPETVLPTPSHTVGPFYGHALPFPGGGDIAPIGHPDTITLHGYVLDGEGKPLPDAFVELWGPDPDGNVPRVDGSMRRDTASGGFLGRNGVEFTGWGRSQTDMSGHWSARTLRPGARGQSAPYISVCVFARGLLVHLYTRIYLPGDEAVLAADPLLSRLDPARRDTLVAAEQGNSTYRFDIRLQGEGETVFLEFQ; from the coding sequence ATGACGAAGATCGACACGAGCCGTCCGGAGACCGTGCTCCCGACCCCGTCGCACACGGTCGGCCCCTTCTACGGCCACGCCCTGCCGTTCCCCGGCGGCGGCGACATCGCCCCGATCGGCCATCCCGACACGATCACGCTGCACGGGTACGTCCTCGACGGCGAGGGCAAGCCGCTGCCGGACGCGTTCGTGGAGCTGTGGGGCCCCGACCCGGACGGCAATGTGCCGCGCGTGGACGGCTCGATGCGACGGGACACCGCCAGTGGGGGCTTCCTGGGCCGCAACGGCGTGGAGTTCACCGGCTGGGGGCGCAGCCAGACGGACATGAGCGGCCACTGGAGCGCGCGGACACTGCGGCCCGGGGCGCGGGGGCAGAGCGCGCCGTACATCAGCGTGTGCGTGTTCGCCCGCGGTCTGCTGGTGCACCTGTACACGCGGATCTACCTGCCGGGCGACGAGGCGGTGCTCGCCGCGGACCCGCTGCTCTCCCGGCTGGACCCGGCGCGGCGCGACACGCTGGTCGCCGCGGAGCAGGGAAACAGCACCTACCGTTTCGACATCCGCCTTCAGGGCGAAGGCGAGACGGTCTTCCTGGAGTTCCAGTGA
- the pcaD gene encoding 3-oxoadipate enol-lactonase: MTGTLLNHHAEGPASGAPLLLGPSLGTSYALWDKVAPDLSATHRVIRWDLPGHGGSAADLIGPGAGVGDLAALVLALADSLGVERFAYAGVSLGGAVGLHLAVHHPERIESLAVICSSAHFNGSKPWQERAAQVRAEGLERLAKSADARWFTAGFTVPELVRDHRDADPGAYAACCDALAAFDLRDRLAEISVPTLLVAGREDPATPPAHLREIADAVPSAALVEIPGASHLAPAQCPDAVLTALRAHLNGTAGRGMEVRRAVLGDAHVDRAQARQTPFTARFQDFISRYAWGEIWTDPTLSRRERSMITLTALVAHGHYDELAMHVRAARRNGLTPEEIGAVLLQTAVYCGVPAANSAFATAQRVLAEEEG, from the coding sequence TTGACCGGGACACTCCTCAACCACCACGCCGAAGGGCCCGCCTCCGGCGCCCCGCTGCTGCTCGGGCCGTCGCTCGGGACCTCGTACGCCCTGTGGGACAAGGTGGCGCCCGACCTGTCCGCCACCCACCGGGTGATCCGCTGGGACCTGCCGGGGCACGGGGGCAGCGCGGCCGACCTGATCGGTCCCGGCGCCGGCGTCGGTGATCTCGCCGCTCTGGTGCTGGCGCTGGCCGACTCGCTCGGCGTCGAGCGGTTCGCCTACGCGGGGGTGTCGCTGGGCGGTGCGGTCGGGCTGCACCTCGCCGTGCACCACCCGGAGCGGATCGAGTCGCTGGCGGTGATCTGTTCCTCCGCCCACTTCAACGGCTCGAAGCCGTGGCAGGAGCGGGCCGCACAGGTCCGCGCGGAGGGCCTGGAGCGGCTCGCCAAGAGCGCCGACGCCCGCTGGTTCACCGCCGGATTCACCGTGCCGGAGCTCGTCCGGGACCACCGGGACGCCGACCCCGGGGCGTACGCCGCCTGCTGCGACGCGCTGGCCGCGTTCGATCTGCGGGACCGGCTGGCGGAGATCTCCGTGCCCACGCTGCTGGTCGCCGGCCGGGAGGATCCGGCGACTCCCCCGGCCCATCTGCGGGAGATCGCGGACGCGGTGCCGTCGGCCGCGCTCGTGGAGATCCCCGGCGCCTCCCACCTGGCGCCCGCACAGTGCCCCGACGCCGTCCTGACCGCGTTGCGGGCCCATCTGAACGGCACCGCCGGGCGGGGCATGGAGGTGCGGCGCGCGGTGCTGGGCGACGCGCACGTGGACCGGGCGCAGGCCCGCCAGACGCCCTTCACCGCCCGCTTCCAGGACTTCATCTCGCGCTACGCGTGGGGCGAGATCTGGACCGACCCGACGCTCAGCCGCCGCGAGCGCAGCATGATCACGCTGACCGCGCTGGTGGCGCACGGCCACTACGACGAGCTGGCCATGCACGTCCGGGCGGCCCGGCGCAACGGGCTGACGCCGGAGGAGATCGGCGCGGTGCTCCTCCAGACGGCCGTGTACTGCGGGGTGCCGGCGGCGAACTCGGCGTTCGCCACCGCCCAGCGGGTGCTGGCCGAGGAAGAAGGGTGA